From the Paenibacillus tianjinensis genome, the window TGGCGGGCATTCTTCATTCCTCCAATTCAATTTGCGATTTTATTGCTATTACAGAGAAGCGGACTGATTGAATCGCCTTCGGGTTGGTAAGGATGGATGTAAAGGAGCGATGTTAAATGACTGTGTTGTTCAGTTTATCGATTGTTGCAATTTGCTATTTACTGAATCTGTATTCCAACCAGAAACGTGTGTTAGAGAGCTATCGCGAGAATGCGCTGTATGCGTTCTCTTCACATGAAGATATGAAAGAGACCCTTCGCATTGGCTTGTATAACCGTTTTAAACGGGATTTTGATCAAGAGAAAGATGAAGATCCGCTGCTGTTCGAACATTTTGTTGCAGATATAATTAAAACTGTTCGAAGTGGCAGTACCTACGTTACAAGAGGTTCGGGCGATTTCGGCGTCGATATTGAAGAAAGAACAGATAATAGTCTGTTTTTGGGTCAAGTGAAGTGTTACAACGATCAGAATCTGGTTGGCTTCAGTCCGATTGCTATTATTCACTCCCAGATGGTTAAACAAGACGCTGTAGGTGGTTATGTGGTCACGACGAGTGATTTTACTCCTAATGCTCGTGCCTACGCACAGGGATTGAATATTGATTTGATTAATGGCAGACAGTTGGTGGAGCTGTGGTTAGACCATCTGAATGCAAAAAGTGAAAGGATCGAAGTAGTAAAGGCAGAGCCACAATTAAATTAGCGCTTCAAACGACAGGCATTTACTAATGAGCTTCAGAGGAATATATGCTATAATGCAGCTATGGGTGTGATGTTCAGAAGACTTAACGATTTCTTCAAAGGGAGGTTGTAAGGATGAATTTTAATCTCAAAGCTCCTGATGGCACTGTCATTGCATCGTATGAGAAGAACCATAAGGAATTTATTCGTATTGCCGGTTTGGAATATGAAATCTATAACCCAGTAGACGAACTGGATTCCGATCCGGAAATTCGCCAGATGATCGAAGCATCCGAGAAGGATATTATGCAAGGCAAGCTATACTCTACGGATGATTTGATCGAATTGGTGAAGCGTGGTGGACTGTAATTGATAGTCCAATGGACCGAAACGGCGCTAAACCGGCTCAGGCAGATTAAGAGCGATCACTTCACTGAACAGGAAACAATGGAGTACATGATCAACCTCATTCGGCGTACGGAAGTGAAAGTTGTCAGCATGGGAACAATTATGCCGTCACGCGAATATCATAACACTTATTATTGCTTCGTGGACCGATATGTTGTCTCTTATAAAGTGTTGGATAACGGAGAACGCTTTGTGATCACCTCATTCAAGTACGGTGCTATGAAGCGAAATCTTAAATACTAATGTTAGCCGATTCCCATGGGAGTCGGTTT encodes:
- a CDS encoding restriction endonuclease codes for the protein MTVLFSLSIVAICYLLNLYSNQKRVLESYRENALYAFSSHEDMKETLRIGLYNRFKRDFDQEKDEDPLLFEHFVADIIKTVRSGSTYVTRGSGDFGVDIEERTDNSLFLGQVKCYNDQNLVGFSPIAIIHSQMVKQDAVGGYVVTTSDFTPNARAYAQGLNIDLINGRQLVELWLDHLNAKSERIEVVKAEPQLN